In Polyodon spathula isolate WHYD16114869_AA chromosome 27, ASM1765450v1, whole genome shotgun sequence, one DNA window encodes the following:
- the LOC121301364 gene encoding membralin-like isoform X2 has protein sequence MSENQGNANNNPLNNNAGGGNRMRNPNINQNPLINVRDRLFHALFFKMAVTYARLFPPSFRRIFEFFVLLKALFVLFILAYIHIAFSRSPINCLEHVREKWPRDGILRVEIQRNSSRAPIFLQFYDMDNFQGLKEPEGAQVAEEEEEEEMTLEMFDNRSVQFELDFEPKLKPSLSSNMDALTQAGGLNDSQDLSFTQAPTKVWPQEEYIVEYTLEYGFLRLSQTTRQRLNIPVMVVTLDPMKDQCFGDGFSRFLLDEFLGYDDILMSSVKALAENEENKGFLRNVVSGEHYRFVSMWMARTSYLAAFVIMVIFTLSVSMLLRYSHHQIFIFIVDLLQMLEMNMTVAFPAAPLLTVILALVGMEAIMSEFFNDTTTAFYIILIVWLADQYDAICCHTNTSKRHWLRFFYLYHFAFYAYHYRFNGQYSSLALVTSWLFIQHSMIYFFHHYELPAILQQIRIQEMLLQNQQAGQGNQTTLQDNLNNNTTSSNATEGVAGGRGAPNGQPRPPGETPPHPNGLANRGTEGGAGTLSDLDWVAETAAIITEALSAPQLRGSLQETEGIANLEEPLGGSISVMAILQGGNEDTDTATATAAAAAAAGLVTVEITARGNGQDFSAAPQLLNGTSFQDPHTEETRAGGGNELVDSSGPDGVRQPPIAEAASKEQKEYDCDAKTEPEAAYTTAAMTSSEQPTPS, from the exons ATGTCGGAGAACCAGGGAAATGCAAATAACAACCCTTTGAATAACAACGCCGGCGGGGGAAACAGAATGAGGAACCCCAATATCAACCAGAACCCGCTGATCAACGTCCGCGACCGGCTTTTCCACGCCCTCTTCTTTAAAATGGCAGTTACCTATGCCAGGCTGTTCCCTCCGTCTTTCCGAAGAATCTTCGAGTTCTTTGTTCTACTTAAG GCCCTTTTTGTGCTCTTCATTCTGGCCTACATCCACATTGCCTTCTCGCGCTCCCCCATCAACTGCCTGGAGCATGTGCGTGAGAAGTGGCCTCGTGATGGGATCCTGCGAGTGGAGATCCAGCGCAATTCGAGTCGGGCGCCCATCTTCCTGCAGTTTTATGACATGGACAACTTCCAGGGGCTCAAAGAGCCAGAGGGGGCCCAGGTGgccgaggaagaggaggaggaagagatgACCCTCGAGATGTTCGACAACCGTTCCGTACAG tttgagCTGGACTTTGAGCCCAAGCTGAAGCCGTCTCTGAGCAGCAACATGGACGCTCTGACACAAGCAGGGGGGCTCAACGACAGCCAGGACCTCTCCTTCACTCAAGCGCCCACTAAAG TGTGGCCGCAGGAAGAGTACATCGTGGAGTACACTCTGGAGTACGGCTTCCTGCGCCTTTCTCAGACCACGCGGCAGCGCCTCAACATTCCAGTCATGGTGGTCACCTTGG ACCCCATGAAGGATCAGTGTTTCGGGGACGGCTTCAGCCGCTTCctgcttgatgagtttctgggCTATGATGACATCCTGATGTCCAGTGTCAAAGCACTGGCTGAAAATGAGGAGAACAAAG GATTTCTCCGTAATGTGGTCTCGGGCGAGCACTACCGCTTTGTGAGCATGTGGATGGCCAGGACCTCCTATCTGGCTGCCTTTGTCATCATGGTCATATTC ACGCTGTCTGTCTCCATGCTGCTGCGCTACTCACACCATCAAATATTTATCTTTATTG TGGACCTGTTACAGATGCTAGAGATGAATATGACAGTTGCCTTCCCTGCTGCACCTTTACTCACTGTCATACTGGCTCTAGTGG GCATGGAGGCCATCATGTCTGAATTCTTCAACGACACGACCACGGCGTTCTACATCATCCTGATAGTGTGGCTGGCAGACCAGTACGATGCGATCTGCTGCCACACAAACACCAGCAAGCGCCACTGGCTCAG ATTCTTCTATCTGTACCATTTTGCTTTCTATGCCTATCATTACCGTTTCAATGGACAGTACAGCAGCCTGGCTCTTGTGACCTCTTGGCTCTTCATCCAG cactCAATGATCTACTTTTTTCATCACTACGAGCTGCCTGCCATCCTTCAGCAAATCCGCATCCAAGAGATGCTCCTCCAAAACCAGCAAGCAGGCCAGGGCAACCAGACCACCCTGCAGGACAACCTGAACAACAACACCACCAGCAGCAACGCCACAGAGGGGGTAGCAGGAGGAAGGGGAGCTCCTAACGGACAACCACGGCCACCAGGTGAGACTCCACCCCACCCAAACGGTCTGGCCAATCGGGGGACAGAAGGAGGAGCCGGGACCCTAAGCGACCTGGACTGGGTGGCAGAAACGGCAGCCATCATAACAGAAGCCCTGTCTGCCCCACAGCTGCGTGGTTCCCTGCAGGAGACTGAGGGCATTGCAAACCTGGAGGAGCCCCTGGGTGGAAGCATCAGTGTGATGGCAATCCTGCAGGGGGGCAACGAGGACACCgatactgctactgctactgctgctgctgctgctgctgctggtctAGTTACTGTAGAGATCACAGCACGTGGCAATGGCCAAGATTTCAGTGCAGCCCCCCAGCTTCTCAACGGGACGTCCTTTCAAGATCCTCACACAGAGGAGACTAGGGCTGGAGGAGGCAATGAGCTTGTAGACTCTAGTGGCCCAGATGGAGTGCGGCAGCCTCCAATTGCTGAGGCTGCCTCCAAAGAGCAGAAGGAATACGACTGTGATGCAAAAACAGAGCCTGAAGCAGCATATACAACAGCAGCCATGACATCCAGTGAGCAGCCAACCCCTTCTTGA
- the LOC121301364 gene encoding membralin-like isoform X1, producing MSENQGNANNNPLNNNAGGGNRMRNPNINQNPLINVRDRLFHALFFKMAVTYARLFPPSFRRIFEFFVLLKALFVLFILAYIHIAFSRSPINCLEHVREKWPRDGILRVEIQRNSSRAPIFLQFYDMDNFQGLKEPEGAQVAEEEEEEEMTLEMFDNRSVQFELDFEPKLKPSLSSNMDALTQAGGLNDSQDLSFTQAPTKGMQQLRETVSEFEMLTQAVWPQEEYIVEYTLEYGFLRLSQTTRQRLNIPVMVVTLDPMKDQCFGDGFSRFLLDEFLGYDDILMSSVKALAENEENKGFLRNVVSGEHYRFVSMWMARTSYLAAFVIMVIFTLSVSMLLRYSHHQIFIFIVDLLQMLEMNMTVAFPAAPLLTVILALVGMEAIMSEFFNDTTTAFYIILIVWLADQYDAICCHTNTSKRHWLRFFYLYHFAFYAYHYRFNGQYSSLALVTSWLFIQHSMIYFFHHYELPAILQQIRIQEMLLQNQQAGQGNQTTLQDNLNNNTTSSNATEGVAGGRGAPNGQPRPPGETPPHPNGLANRGTEGGAGTLSDLDWVAETAAIITEALSAPQLRGSLQETEGIANLEEPLGGSISVMAILQGGNEDTDTATATAAAAAAAGLVTVEITARGNGQDFSAAPQLLNGTSFQDPHTEETRAGGGNELVDSSGPDGVRQPPIAEAASKEQKEYDCDAKTEPEAAYTTAAMTSSEQPTPS from the exons ATGTCGGAGAACCAGGGAAATGCAAATAACAACCCTTTGAATAACAACGCCGGCGGGGGAAACAGAATGAGGAACCCCAATATCAACCAGAACCCGCTGATCAACGTCCGCGACCGGCTTTTCCACGCCCTCTTCTTTAAAATGGCAGTTACCTATGCCAGGCTGTTCCCTCCGTCTTTCCGAAGAATCTTCGAGTTCTTTGTTCTACTTAAG GCCCTTTTTGTGCTCTTCATTCTGGCCTACATCCACATTGCCTTCTCGCGCTCCCCCATCAACTGCCTGGAGCATGTGCGTGAGAAGTGGCCTCGTGATGGGATCCTGCGAGTGGAGATCCAGCGCAATTCGAGTCGGGCGCCCATCTTCCTGCAGTTTTATGACATGGACAACTTCCAGGGGCTCAAAGAGCCAGAGGGGGCCCAGGTGgccgaggaagaggaggaggaagagatgACCCTCGAGATGTTCGACAACCGTTCCGTACAG tttgagCTGGACTTTGAGCCCAAGCTGAAGCCGTCTCTGAGCAGCAACATGGACGCTCTGACACAAGCAGGGGGGCTCAACGACAGCCAGGACCTCTCCTTCACTCAAGCGCCCACTAAAGGTATGCAGCAGCTGAGAGAGACAGTCTCCGAGTTTGAGATGCTAACACAAGCAG TGTGGCCGCAGGAAGAGTACATCGTGGAGTACACTCTGGAGTACGGCTTCCTGCGCCTTTCTCAGACCACGCGGCAGCGCCTCAACATTCCAGTCATGGTGGTCACCTTGG ACCCCATGAAGGATCAGTGTTTCGGGGACGGCTTCAGCCGCTTCctgcttgatgagtttctgggCTATGATGACATCCTGATGTCCAGTGTCAAAGCACTGGCTGAAAATGAGGAGAACAAAG GATTTCTCCGTAATGTGGTCTCGGGCGAGCACTACCGCTTTGTGAGCATGTGGATGGCCAGGACCTCCTATCTGGCTGCCTTTGTCATCATGGTCATATTC ACGCTGTCTGTCTCCATGCTGCTGCGCTACTCACACCATCAAATATTTATCTTTATTG TGGACCTGTTACAGATGCTAGAGATGAATATGACAGTTGCCTTCCCTGCTGCACCTTTACTCACTGTCATACTGGCTCTAGTGG GCATGGAGGCCATCATGTCTGAATTCTTCAACGACACGACCACGGCGTTCTACATCATCCTGATAGTGTGGCTGGCAGACCAGTACGATGCGATCTGCTGCCACACAAACACCAGCAAGCGCCACTGGCTCAG ATTCTTCTATCTGTACCATTTTGCTTTCTATGCCTATCATTACCGTTTCAATGGACAGTACAGCAGCCTGGCTCTTGTGACCTCTTGGCTCTTCATCCAG cactCAATGATCTACTTTTTTCATCACTACGAGCTGCCTGCCATCCTTCAGCAAATCCGCATCCAAGAGATGCTCCTCCAAAACCAGCAAGCAGGCCAGGGCAACCAGACCACCCTGCAGGACAACCTGAACAACAACACCACCAGCAGCAACGCCACAGAGGGGGTAGCAGGAGGAAGGGGAGCTCCTAACGGACAACCACGGCCACCAGGTGAGACTCCACCCCACCCAAACGGTCTGGCCAATCGGGGGACAGAAGGAGGAGCCGGGACCCTAAGCGACCTGGACTGGGTGGCAGAAACGGCAGCCATCATAACAGAAGCCCTGTCTGCCCCACAGCTGCGTGGTTCCCTGCAGGAGACTGAGGGCATTGCAAACCTGGAGGAGCCCCTGGGTGGAAGCATCAGTGTGATGGCAATCCTGCAGGGGGGCAACGAGGACACCgatactgctactgctactgctgctgctgctgctgctgctggtctAGTTACTGTAGAGATCACAGCACGTGGCAATGGCCAAGATTTCAGTGCAGCCCCCCAGCTTCTCAACGGGACGTCCTTTCAAGATCCTCACACAGAGGAGACTAGGGCTGGAGGAGGCAATGAGCTTGTAGACTCTAGTGGCCCAGATGGAGTGCGGCAGCCTCCAATTGCTGAGGCTGCCTCCAAAGAGCAGAAGGAATACGACTGTGATGCAAAAACAGAGCCTGAAGCAGCATATACAACAGCAGCCATGACATCCAGTGAGCAGCCAACCCCTTCTTGA
- the LOC121301364 gene encoding membralin-like isoform X3 codes for MSENQGNANNNPLNNNAGGGNRMRNPNINQNPLINVRDRLFHALFFKMAVTYARLFPPSFRRIFEFFVLLKALFVLFILAYIHIAFSRSPINCLEHVREKWPRDGILRVEIQRNSSRAPIFLQFYDMDNFQGLKEPEGAQVAEEEEEEEMTLEMFDNRSVQFELDFEPKLKPSLSSNMDALTQAGGLNDSQDLSFTQAPTKGMQQLRETVSEFEMLTQAVWPQEEYIVEYTLEYGFLRLSQTTRQRLNIPVMVVTLDPMKDQCFGDGFSRFLLDEFLGYDDILMSSVKALAENEENKGFLRNVVSGEHYRFVSMWMARTSYLAAFVIMVIFMLEMNMTVAFPAAPLLTVILALVGMEAIMSEFFNDTTTAFYIILIVWLADQYDAICCHTNTSKRHWLRFFYLYHFAFYAYHYRFNGQYSSLALVTSWLFIQHSMIYFFHHYELPAILQQIRIQEMLLQNQQAGQGNQTTLQDNLNNNTTSSNATEGVAGGRGAPNGQPRPPGETPPHPNGLANRGTEGGAGTLSDLDWVAETAAIITEALSAPQLRGSLQETEGIANLEEPLGGSISVMAILQGGNEDTDTATATAAAAAAAGLVTVEITARGNGQDFSAAPQLLNGTSFQDPHTEETRAGGGNELVDSSGPDGVRQPPIAEAASKEQKEYDCDAKTEPEAAYTTAAMTSSEQPTPS; via the exons ATGTCGGAGAACCAGGGAAATGCAAATAACAACCCTTTGAATAACAACGCCGGCGGGGGAAACAGAATGAGGAACCCCAATATCAACCAGAACCCGCTGATCAACGTCCGCGACCGGCTTTTCCACGCCCTCTTCTTTAAAATGGCAGTTACCTATGCCAGGCTGTTCCCTCCGTCTTTCCGAAGAATCTTCGAGTTCTTTGTTCTACTTAAG GCCCTTTTTGTGCTCTTCATTCTGGCCTACATCCACATTGCCTTCTCGCGCTCCCCCATCAACTGCCTGGAGCATGTGCGTGAGAAGTGGCCTCGTGATGGGATCCTGCGAGTGGAGATCCAGCGCAATTCGAGTCGGGCGCCCATCTTCCTGCAGTTTTATGACATGGACAACTTCCAGGGGCTCAAAGAGCCAGAGGGGGCCCAGGTGgccgaggaagaggaggaggaagagatgACCCTCGAGATGTTCGACAACCGTTCCGTACAG tttgagCTGGACTTTGAGCCCAAGCTGAAGCCGTCTCTGAGCAGCAACATGGACGCTCTGACACAAGCAGGGGGGCTCAACGACAGCCAGGACCTCTCCTTCACTCAAGCGCCCACTAAAGGTATGCAGCAGCTGAGAGAGACAGTCTCCGAGTTTGAGATGCTAACACAAGCAG TGTGGCCGCAGGAAGAGTACATCGTGGAGTACACTCTGGAGTACGGCTTCCTGCGCCTTTCTCAGACCACGCGGCAGCGCCTCAACATTCCAGTCATGGTGGTCACCTTGG ACCCCATGAAGGATCAGTGTTTCGGGGACGGCTTCAGCCGCTTCctgcttgatgagtttctgggCTATGATGACATCCTGATGTCCAGTGTCAAAGCACTGGCTGAAAATGAGGAGAACAAAG GATTTCTCCGTAATGTGGTCTCGGGCGAGCACTACCGCTTTGTGAGCATGTGGATGGCCAGGACCTCCTATCTGGCTGCCTTTGTCATCATGGTCATATTC ATGCTAGAGATGAATATGACAGTTGCCTTCCCTGCTGCACCTTTACTCACTGTCATACTGGCTCTAGTGG GCATGGAGGCCATCATGTCTGAATTCTTCAACGACACGACCACGGCGTTCTACATCATCCTGATAGTGTGGCTGGCAGACCAGTACGATGCGATCTGCTGCCACACAAACACCAGCAAGCGCCACTGGCTCAG ATTCTTCTATCTGTACCATTTTGCTTTCTATGCCTATCATTACCGTTTCAATGGACAGTACAGCAGCCTGGCTCTTGTGACCTCTTGGCTCTTCATCCAG cactCAATGATCTACTTTTTTCATCACTACGAGCTGCCTGCCATCCTTCAGCAAATCCGCATCCAAGAGATGCTCCTCCAAAACCAGCAAGCAGGCCAGGGCAACCAGACCACCCTGCAGGACAACCTGAACAACAACACCACCAGCAGCAACGCCACAGAGGGGGTAGCAGGAGGAAGGGGAGCTCCTAACGGACAACCACGGCCACCAGGTGAGACTCCACCCCACCCAAACGGTCTGGCCAATCGGGGGACAGAAGGAGGAGCCGGGACCCTAAGCGACCTGGACTGGGTGGCAGAAACGGCAGCCATCATAACAGAAGCCCTGTCTGCCCCACAGCTGCGTGGTTCCCTGCAGGAGACTGAGGGCATTGCAAACCTGGAGGAGCCCCTGGGTGGAAGCATCAGTGTGATGGCAATCCTGCAGGGGGGCAACGAGGACACCgatactgctactgctactgctgctgctgctgctgctgctggtctAGTTACTGTAGAGATCACAGCACGTGGCAATGGCCAAGATTTCAGTGCAGCCCCCCAGCTTCTCAACGGGACGTCCTTTCAAGATCCTCACACAGAGGAGACTAGGGCTGGAGGAGGCAATGAGCTTGTAGACTCTAGTGGCCCAGATGGAGTGCGGCAGCCTCCAATTGCTGAGGCTGCCTCCAAAGAGCAGAAGGAATACGACTGTGATGCAAAAACAGAGCCTGAAGCAGCATATACAACAGCAGCCATGACATCCAGTGAGCAGCCAACCCCTTCTTGA
- the LOC121301165 gene encoding mediator of RNA polymerase II transcription subunit 16-like gives MDVAYVCEWEKRPKSNHCPSIPLVCAWSCRNLVAFTTDLKNEEEKDLTHMIHIIDTEHPWDIYSINSGHNEVITCLEWDQSGSRLLSADADGQIKCWGMAEHLVNGWESSLGSAVEGDPIVALSWLHNGVKLALHVEKSGSSNFGEKFSRVKFSPSLTLFGGKPMEGWMAVTVSGLVSVSLLKPNGTLLTASESLCRLRGRVALADIAFTGGGNIVVAATDGSSSSPVQFYKVCVGVVNEKCRIDTELLPSLFMRCTTDPARKDKYPAVTHLKFLTRENSEQVLLCASSQLGSIVECWSLRKEGLPVNNIFQHRSPVVGEKQPMILKWRILSATSDLDRVSAVALPKLPISISNTDLKVASDTKFCPGLGLALAFHDGSIHIVHRLSLQTMGVFYGSSASSQRGSEEPAIKRQRPAGTATHFKALQLSWTSLALVGVDNHGKDKNQPCSSPGTGVGVPEPMLPVDSRDCMTHPAHHAAKSLPINRQGAL, from the exons ATGGACGTCGCTTACGTCTGCGAGTGGGAAAAGAGACCGAAAAGCAACCACTGCCCCTCCATTCCACTCGTGTGTGCCTGGTCCTGCAGGAACCTCGTTGCTTTCACCACCGACCTCAAAAACGAGGAGGAGAAAG ACCTGACTCATATGATCCACATCATTGATACCGAGCACCCCTGGGACATCTACTCCATCAATTCAGGACACAATGAGGTCATCACGTGCCTGGAATGGGACCAGTCCG GCTCGCGACTGCTCTCTGCTGACGCGGACGGGCAGATTAAATGCTGGGGGATGGCAGAGCACTTGGTGAACGGCTGGGAGAGTTCCCTGGGGAGTGCTGTGGAGGGAGACCCCATCGTCGCCCTGTCCTGGCTGCACAACGGGGTCAAACTGGCCCTGCATGTCGAGAAG TCAGGCTCATCGAATTTCGGGGAGAAGTTTTCGCGGGTGAAGTTCTCTCCGTCTCTGACTCTGTTCGGAGGGAAGCCGATGGAGGGCTGGATGGCGGTGACGGTGAGTGGGCTGGTGTCCGTGTCTCTGCTCAAGCCCAACGGCACGCTCCTGACTGCCAGCGAGAGCCTGTGCCGACTGCGGGGCCGCGTGGCGCTGGCGGACATCGCCTTCACGGGAGGGGGGAACATTGTGGTGGCGGCCACCGacggcagcagctcctccccGGTGCAGTTCTACAAGGTGTGCGTGGGGGTGGTGAACGAGAAGTGCCGCATTGACACAGAGCTCCTGCCCTCTCTCTTCATGCGCTGCACCACAGACCCGGCACGCAAGGACAAGTACCCCGCAGTCACACACCTCAAATTCCTCACAAGGGAGAACTCTGAGCAG GTGCTGCTCTGTGCCTCCAGCCAGCTGGGCAGTATTGTGGAGTGCTGGTCCCTGAGGAAGGAAGGACTCCCGGTCAACAATATATTCCAACACCGCTCCCCAGTAG TGGGAGAGAAACAGCCTATGATCCTCAAGTGGAGAATCCTGTCAGCCACCAGCGATCTGGACCGTGTTTCAGCCGTGGCGCTGCCCAAACTGCCCATTTCCATCTCCAACACTGACCTCAAAGTGGCCAGCGACACCAAGTTCTGTCCAGGCCTCG GGCTGGCCCTGGCGTTTCACGATGGCAGTATTCACATCGTGCACCGCCTGTCTCTGCAGACCATGGGTGTGTTCTACGGCAGCTCAGCCTCCTCTCAGCGCGGCTCCGAAGAGCCGGCCATCAAGAGGCAGCGCCCCGCCGGTACTGCCACCCACTTCAAGGCTCTGCAGCTCTCCTGGACCTCCCTGGCTCTCGTGGGCGTCGACAACCACGGCAAG